Genomic segment of Pangasianodon hypophthalmus isolate fPanHyp1 chromosome 22, fPanHyp1.pri, whole genome shotgun sequence:
CTTGCCTTTTAGAAAAGGTCCAAATTTCACAATGGAGAAGTTTCTAGACCCATCTCGTCCATACAAATGCACTGTGTGTAAAGAGTCATTTACTCAAAAGAACATTCTGCTCGTTCATTACAACTCTGTCTCACACTTGCATAAGCTAAAGAAAGTTCTCCAAGAAGCCTCAAGTCCAGTTCCCCAGGAAACCAGCAACAATGTTGACAACAAACCATacaaatgtaatatatgtaatgttGCTTATAGCCAAAGCTCAACCCTGGAGATTCATATGAGGTCTGTCCTTCATCAGACTAAAGCAAGAACTGCCAAACTGGAAACAAGCAGTTCCAGTAGTGGAAGTGGAAGTGGATCTGTACCATCTAACAGCCCTGTTCCAGTCAGTCAGGGAAACACAGAATCTGTGAGTTTACCAGTATCATCGAACAAAGAGAACAATGTAGATACCAAAGAAGTAAACATAAAGCCAACTACTGATCATGTCGCTGTTCAGCAATCTCATCAGTCCACCCCGTCACCAGCGCAGCTTCAGATGCAACTGCAACATGAGCTTCAGCAGCAGGCCGCCTTCTTCCAGCCACAGTTCCTGAATCCAGCATTCTTCCCCCACTTCCCAATGACACCAGAGGCTTTGTTACAATTCCAACAACCCCAGTTCCTTTTCCCGTTCTATATTCCTGGCACTGAGTTTAATATCAGCCCTGAGCTGGCATTGCATTCAGCTGCATTTGGGATGCCAGGCATGACTGGGTCATTCCTTGAGGATCTAAAGCAGCAGATGCAGCAACAGCACCAACTGGGCCAACAGCAGCTTCAGCTTTCTCAGCAACAAGCTCAACAGCAAGCCTCTCAGatgcaacagcagcaacaaaaaGCCCAGCAGCAGAGCCACAAGCCTAAGCCAGAGCCCAATCATATCTCTGTGCCTGAGATTCAGATGTCCAGAGATGTGGAAGAGCACATGGAAAAGCAAGATAACAAAGCAAAGCAAGAGACTGTCAATGATCCGgataacaataaagaaaataaggATTCCAAAAAGCCTAAATTTTCTGAACCTTTAATTCCTCCACCACGCATCATTTCTGGGGCCAGGGGTAATGCTGCAAAGGCCTTACTAGAAAACTTTGGCTTTGAACTGGTAATTCAGTACAATGAGAACAGACAAAAATGccagaaaaagaacagagaggaagaaataaatgacaaattagAGTGTGGTATGTGTGGAAAATTTTTCTCCAATATGTTAATCCTCAAGAGCCACCAGGAACACGTGCATGGTCAGTTCTTTCCCTATGTGGAGCTGGAGAAGTTTGCACAGCAGTACAGAGAGGCATATGATAAGCTCTATCCCATAAATCCACCTTCTCCAGAGACCCCTCCTCcgccaccaccacctccaccacctccagcaccaccagCTCCAGCAACCATTCTTCCTGCCCCCACTACAGTAGGAAAGGCACAGACACCATCTCCAGCACCGCTACAAGCTCCAccgccaccaccaccaccaccccctcctccaccacctccgcCACCCAGTGCACCTCCACAAGTGCAGCTGCCTGTCTCTCTTGACTTGCCAATTTTCCCACCATTGATGATGCAGTCCGTGCAACATCCTGGGTTACCCCCACAGCTTGCGCTACAGCTTCCAACAATGGACTCTTTATCTTCTGACCTCACACAGTTGTGTCAACAGCAACTGGGACTGGATCCAAACTTCTTGCGGCAATCCCAGTTCAAGCGTCCTCGCACCAGAATCACAGATGATCAGCTGAAAATCCTCCGTGCTTACTTTGATATCAACAACTCTCCGAATGAAGATCAGATACAAGAAATGGCAGAGAAGTCTGGCCTTCCTCAGAAAGTCATCAAGCATTGGTTCCGCAACACGCTCTtcaaagagaggcagagaagtAAAGACTCTCCTTACAATTTCAGCATTCCTCCCTTGACCACACTGGAAGATATCAGAGTAGAATCCCAGATGAATACACTAGAATACTATAAGACTGACGCAACCATGAACAAGAGATCCTCACGAACTCGATTTACAGACTACCAACTCAGAGTCCTCCAAGACTTCTTTGATACAAATGCGTACCCTAAAGACGATGAGATTGAGCAGCTTTCTACGGTTCTCTGTCTGCCGACACGTGTGATCGTGGTATGGTTTCAAAATGCCCGCCAAAAGGCAAGAAAGAGTTACGAAAACCAAGCCGATACCAAGgacagtgaaaagaaagaacTTACAAACGAGCGTTATATCCGAACCAGCAACATGCAGTACCAATGTAAGAAATGCAATGTTATTTACCCTCGAATATTTGACCTGATAACCCACCAAAAGAAGCAGTGCTacaaagatgaagatgatgatggtgcaGATGAAAACCAATCCGAGGAGATGGCAGAGAACTACGAGCAGACCACAATAAGGCAAGCAGAGTCAACTAAACAACCCACTGTCACAGCAAGCAGCTCTGGCTCCAGCTCCCCGCTAATGCCATCACCTCGACCTGAAATAGGAAAAATGTCACCCAAACCTGAGATCTCCAGTGAGAAATCAAAGCAGACCGAGAATGCCCCGTCACAAGCAGCAAAAGTAGTAGCCGATCCACGACCGTCTAAAGCTTCTACCCCTCAACCTCCTCCACAGAAAATGGCTCAGTCACAAATGACAAGACCGCATTCCCAACCTCAGTCTGCAGCTGTCCCATCCAGTCCTCTCTCCATTGCTCTCTCATCGCTTACCAACAGCATCCCTCCTCAGATGTTACAGTATCAGTGTGACCAATGCAAGATAGCTTTCCCGACTGTTGAACTGTGGCAGGAGCATCAGCATATGCATTTCCTTGCAGCTCAAAACCAGTTCTTGCATTCCCAATTCTTGGAAAGGCCGTTGGATATGCCCTACATGATATTTGACCCCAATAACCCTCTAATGACAAGTCAGCTTTTGTCCGGAGCACTTTCCCAGATACCATCACAGAGCGGCTCTGGCCTAGCCTCTGCTACTGGCTCTGGTTCTTTAAAACGTAAATTAGATGATAAAGAGGATGGCCCAAATGATAAAGAAGGTGGAAATGTTGGTGAAGACCAACACAGAGACAAACGTCTGAGAACCACTATAACACCAGAGCAACTTGAGATCCTTTATGACAAGTATCTACTTGATTCTAACCCGACAAGAAAAATGTTAGATCATATTGCCCATGAAGTGGGACTGAAGAAAAGAGTAGTTCAAGTCTGGTTTCAAAATACCCGtgccagagaaagaaaaggtcAATTTAGAGCTGTTGGGCCTTCCCAATCTCATAAAAAGTGCCCTTTCTGCAGGGCGCTCTTCAAGGCTAAGTCGGCCCTTGACAGCCACATACGCTCACGGCATTGGCACGAAGCTAAACAAGCAGGTTTTAGTTTGCCTCCAAGCCCGATGATGCTTCAGGATGAGGGAGCTGAAAGCCCACATAAATACAATTTCATGGAGTATCCACCACTGCCACCAAAGACTGAGGTAAATGAGAGTGAGCTTCCAGCTGCATCCTCCACCCCAGTCAAATCATCTGAGGCACATCTAAAAAACTTCTTGAGCCCTTCATCCTTAAAAGCAGAAAACAGTGATGAGATTGAAGGGCTTAATATGAATTCTGCAGAAGTCTCAAATGATATCAACAAAATAGATTTTGATGAGACTTCATCAATTAACACAGCTATAAGTGATGCAACAACAGGAGATGAGACTAATAATGAGGTTGAGAACCTTATAGCCAATGGTGGGGAAAAACTGGGTgagaataaaatgaatacagCACAAATCTCTGACATAACTGAAGATAGATTCCCCTTCAACATGGTGAGCCCAGCTCTAAGTTTCTCTGGCAGAGATAGCGAGCAGTACTTCAGTTCCAGAGATGATGACCTAGATGAAAATGCTGATAAAAGCGAAACCTCAAGTTTGGCTGATCCAAGCTCACCTAGTCCATTTGGAAGTGCAAATTCCTTCAAGGCTATAAAAGGTTGTGCAGAAAGACCAGGACACAAACGTTTTAGGACCCAGATGAGCAACCTACAGCTTAAAGTTCTCAAGGCTTGCTTCAGCGACTACCGCACTCCCACGATGCAGGAGTGTGAAATGCTGGGCAACGAAATAGGACTGCCAAAACGTGTTGTGCAGGTTTGGTTTCAGAATGCCCGTGCGAAAGAAAAGAAGTTCAAAATAAACATTGGAAAGCCATTTATGATAAGCCAAGGGTCTCCTGATGGACCGAGGCCTGAGTGTACTTTATGTGGTGTGAAGTATACAGCTAGACTTTCTATTCGTGATCACATCTTCTCTAAGCAGCACATTGCGAAGGTGCAAGAAACCCTGGGGAATCAGGTGGACAGAGAAAAGGACTATCTCGCACCTACCACTGTCCGCCAGCTTATGGCTCAACAAGAGCTTGACCGTCTGAAGAAGGCAACCGACATCCTTAGCTTGCCAGCCCAGCAGCAACCTGCAGTGGACAATAATGCACTTCATGGCCTTAGCCTGCCAACTGGCTACCCAGGAATACCGGGACTCCCCCCAGTACTCCTTCCTGGTGTCAATGGGCCATCATCGCTTCCAGGTTTTCCACCAAATACACCTGGTGAGTTAGTATGACAGACAATAGGTGTGCTAGTTTTAAGAACAGTTTCTGAATTATATTCATACATGACCACTGGCCATCATGCTGTTAAGGAGTGACTGATGCATTGGAACTATGAGTCATAAGGACATttaatgcatgtatttattgcaaaaacatggaaaatttACTTTATCGATGTGTTGTGATTTGTACATGATAATTGCTTTCTGTTTCGGTCTTATTTTAACACAGACTTTGTACACCTGTATACTCATCGTGGTGTTTAAAGCTCATGCCACAGTTTTGATCCATAACAGAACCAAAAGCAGATATTCATTATCTTGTTCATGCAAATTTATGGAGTGAATTTGCAgttataaattcaaatattatcTATACCACTGTATTTCAGCTTTAGCGTCTCCTGGTGCTGGCATGCTTGGGTTCCCTACTCCAGCCACCCCTTCTCCTGCCATGTCTCTCAGCAGTACCCCAACCAAGACTCTTCTGCagactcctcctcctcctcctccacctcctcctcccgCTCCTCCTGTTCCTTCTGTCCCTCCTGTTCCTTTGGCAGCCAGTCAGACTGAGCAGCACAGCAAAGTATCTGAAAAAGATAAGAAGTTGGAGAAGCTCATGAAGGTCAAGGAAAGAGAAGCCGACGCCCCACGCCCCGAGACCCCTAGCGTGAAGAAAAGGGAGAAGCCTTCGCCGGTGCTTTCGGCAATGGGAAAAGTCGGAGGCGACGCTCCGATGGACCCAGCACAACTGCAAGCACTTCAGAATGCCATCGCCGGTGACCCAGGCTCCTTCTTAGGGGGGCAGTTCTTGCCTTATTTCATCCCTGGCTTTGCGTCCTGCTTCTCACCACAGCTTCCTGGTGGAGTGCAGGGGGGCTACTTCCCTCCCTTGTGTGGAATGGAGAACCTGTTCCCGTACGGCCCGGCAATACCACAAGCCATCGCAGGCCTCTCCCCGACGGCCATCCTGCAGCAGTACCAGCAGTATCAACAGTCGCTCCAGGATTCCTTGCAGAAGCAGCAGAACAAAcatgagcagcagcagcagaaaccTCCCCCTGCGAAGGCATCCAGTGCACAGTGCAACTCATTTAAACCAAAAGAGGCTAACGAGACTAAGGATGATAAAGGCTCTTCGACAGAAAGCACAAAAGAAGAACCACCAAAAAATACCAAAAGTTCAGACTTTCCAGATGCTTTTATTATTCCGTCCATCAAACATGAGTTTATATGCAGAAAGTGCCAGATGATTTTCGCTGATGAAGACTCAGCAGTTCGTCATCAGAAGTCCTTCTGTTACTTTGGCCACCCTTTTACCGACCCGCAAGAGACAGTGCTTCGTAAGGCGGTGAGCATGTATAATTGCATAGCCTGCAATGTGGCTGTTAGTGGGAACGAAGCACTGGGCCAACACCTTCAGTCGAGCTTGCACAAAgagaaaacaatcaaacaagCAATGAGAAATGCCAAAGAGCATGCTAGATTATTACCTCACTCAGTCTGCTCCCCTAATCCTAACACCACATCTACCTCGCAGTCTGCAGCTTCTTCTAATAACACCTTCCCTCATCTCTCTCGCTTGTCCATGAAGTCCTGGCCAAATATTCTTTTCCAGGCCTCAGCCAGGAAAGCTGCTTCCTCCCCAtctgcttctcctcctcccCTTTCCTTGCCTTCAACGGTTACCTCAACTTCGTGCAGCACCTCAGGGGTTCCAACCTCGCTACCCACCGAAAGTTGCTCAGACGAGTCTGACAGTGAGTTAAGCCAGAAGCTGGACGACTTAGATAACTCATTGGAAGTCAAGGCTAAGGCGACCCCTGGCCTCGATGGCAATTTCAGTAGTATGAGAATGGATATGTTCAGTGTGTAGGAGTGAAAACAGGATCccttgcttaaaaaaaaagaaaaaataagactTTTAACTGCAGTTCCAAAGTTTCTCTAAcccaaaaaaattacagtacCAAATGATTGACTCAGGATTGTTTTTCCCATATTGATATGCTGGCAAgatattgattgatttttgttATGGACAGAACTGTTGCAGATGCTTGACTGAGCTTATATTGTATacaaaaaaatgagtaaaaaatctCACAAGTTCTTTTGGAGCTTGTTTCAAGCCAAAAAACTCTCACGATAGCAAATTGCACCTCAGCTGGATTGATTTCCTAATGCTAGCATGTACTGTATGGGATGATGATCCAGAACTTTCAAAGAGAATTTCTCTTAGTTTAGTTAGGTGTAATCCAGTAGCTTTAAATTCTCAGGTCAGAACATAACATTTCTCATTTGTTGAAGCAGCAAAGAAGCCTGGTGACACGTGGCTTTTTACCAAAACATGTCAAGCTTTATTGGACGCATTTTCTCGATGTGTGTAGTGTACCAAGAGACGATATAACTGTTACAGAACACATGCATATCCTTTTTAGTTTTGCCCTACAAGAcggtattttttttgtttttgttttcgtACCACTGAGGGATTTCCGAATGGTGAAATAATGTGTACGCCCCTTGTGTTTGCTACAAGCTCTATTTATATCCAGCGCCCTTTTTCTTGTATAATATACTAATAATCTGTGCCaacttttttcttgcttttacCTCTGAAcaccaccttttttttctgaagaggTAATAATTCTAGTTTTGATAGTCTCTTGATTATGTGAATAggacattttttcatttgtgaaTTGCTATACTGTTACGGTACTTGCTTGTGTCTGGACAATAGtgcacttatttttatttcgtttacttttttttatcattttcataGGCCATGTGTTAATTTAATAGTTTTGTTTCGTtcgtttgttttttaattattatttgtgtgtagtgcagcaacAGATTTGATCCACATTTGTTAGAAGTTGTGATGCCTAACAATCCAGAGACCTATTTATCAATTGGTGCATCCATGAAAGTAGTACTGTATACTTGAAACTGTTAAAGTGCAAGTtggacaaaaatatttaaaacaaaaaaataaaacaaaacaaaaaaaggtatGAACATTTTGCTTCTTGTAAGCAAGAAAgctgctttaaaaaacaaagggGGTTGGGACGAAGCGTCTGTTTTGTATAATGAAAACTTTTCCCTGTAGGACTGAATACAGTGTTAGCCCTATACACTGCCATTTGGTGCATAGGTTACGTTACTTCCATTCTACTCTGGGCACTTCTGTTGTTCTGTCATACTGAGCATTTTTTTGATTTCCTGTCACATTTTAGTCATATATGCATTACGAAGTATTATCTTATAACACCGTTTTGCTGCTAACGTTATTTTGCTTGCCATAAATCCTCTTCTTACCACACACGGCTTCCTACCATGCAGAAATCATAAACTGCTTTACTTTGTTGGGATttccttttatcttttttccttctattCCTTTTTCGTGGAACTTAAAGAATGTGAAAgggtgttaattttttttcttacgaATCACTTTTTCTTgtttcgttaaaaaaaaaaaaaaaaaaagtaagtaggATAATGTGATTCATTCCAAAGTAACAGAAGGCTGTTTGTATGAAAGTAAAAGGCTTGTGAACAAAGAAAGCTAAGCTGTTGTACATATTCGTAGTTGGCTGtgcatggtaaaaaaaaaatttattaatatgaagaaatgcaaaaatgtattGCTTTTTTGGTATTCCTATTCTGAGATGAACAAGTAGCATGTAATGCAACTGTTTGACAGGTTAAATCAAATCATGCTTAAAATTGTTTCAACCGATGAAATCacgtaacatttcattttttttcctgtttattattgtacaggtgtttttttttgtttgtttgttttgtttttttaaagttgaaacACAAAGGTCACGGTTTTTAATTCTCTCTTACGTGAACTTTTTAATGTtcttatttagatttttttagtattttaacattttattttaatcctgAAGACACTTTTTGATTGTGTTTCATAAGAGACATCTTGGCCTCCTAAGGTGCAATCCTGCCTCTGTCCAAATCCTAAACGACTGTCCTGATTCCAAAGGCTTTACAAACGTGCTTTAGCCTTTTCCTGAATGTGGAGCGGCATTACAAGACTGAGCTGTCGGCTGGCGCCACATGCTAACGGTGTTCAGCCTGGACTAGAAATGCTTCCCACACAAGGACTGgtaaagcaaataaacaaaaaaacttaaGGATGGTCCAACAATATAACTGTACATAAATGTTGCAACTGCACAGcagccaaaaagaaaaaaaaaaactttttatggATCGATAGCGTGAAGCAAAAGAGGACACCTTCTAAAGGTTGAAATTAGGATTGTTTCTTCTGGATATCAAAGGGATCATCACACGGCGCAATCATATTCTTCACAATATGTACTCTACAACGCCTGGGTAACACAGGAAATGCACCCtgaggttttaataaaaaagaagcCCCTATGGctaaaactttaaataaactaAACCAAAAATGTTATTGATGTTTTATATATAGAGAGTAGTCTCATTAGTTTTTGTTACTGTAATGTTTGAGGTCTCAGCTGTACCGTATTACGGTAAAATAACATGGTTTTggaactttttttattttgtcacagACCTGTTGTCATAGTTGAAATGACGTTTATTGTAGATGGTATTTGAACAACTTCTTCTGGAAATAGTTCATCAAGTATGTTTGTTGCTCATTGTTGTGATACATTAAAAACTGTATCTGCAAACCAGTTCTGGGtgtccttttaaaaaaaaaacaacttcttcTTAAAAACTCTCTTTAATATGATGTTCCGTACAAAGAGGTGCTAACGTACattttagctgtagcatttatgattttttttttaccccttgCTACAGTAATATGTGAGAATAAAATTCTACTAGAATTTTAGCCAAATCATTGAAAGGGAAAAGACAGGAGATGTGAAAGACTTTCACTTCTGTCGTGAGCCAATAAAAATCAAGTGGGTGGGACTGTGGTTGCTGTGTttggttaaaaaacaaacaaaaaaaaagccaacaacCAAACCAGACTTTTTCCTCGCTGCTTTCTTACTGTCGCTTGGCACATAGCTTAAAAAcgtaaatagaaaaataataaatagactTTTCATCCAGTGAGCTAgggtaaaattctgttttgttttgttttgtttttttgtctctttatgTGATTTTCCTGCTAGCAATGCTGGCATCACAGTATCTTTACTGCAGAGGTTCAGAGATGTCACACCATTAATTTCACCCACTTTTAATTTCACATTCTATCCTCTTTTAGATGTGATTAAGTTGTAATCGGGATTTATCTGATGATCTCCATGCTGTGGATTATCCCTAGGAGTGTCAGATAATTGTAAATGGACAGGTATTTTATCAAGCTCTGCCtccataaatatatatgtatatacatacatacatatgtatataagaggtatatacatatatatatatatatatatatatatatatatatatatgtgtgtgtgtgtgtgtgtgtgtgtgtgtgtgtgtgtgtgtgtgtgtaagagcaccacagtgctgtaacagtgtgttttattccttactcatcTTTAGATCATGGCAAGATTGAATTGTTTTGGGATTTTTTGGGAAAAGAGAATTTTCTGTTTATGAGGTTCAGGTTATTATCTTTTAGAATTGTAGAtgtaaaaatgatatttaatataatttcaaaAATTTGGAAATCAAAAATTTGAACTTATTTGGAAATTTATCCAAGATGAGACAGAAAAATGTGCTCAACAATTCCACATCTGCATTAGTGCATTCTCTTGGCTCTTCTTCTCGCCACATTGCTCTTTTCCTGATTTCACGAAAGTTTAACATTGTTATACCTCTGGTATTTTTCCCACAAACTAGGCTATATTTCCCCTATTCAGTGCAAAATTCCTCAGTATTCTGTGACTCGATCGGATTTGACCTTTTGTGAGAACAATAGCAAGAGGCATTTCAGTTCTGTCTTCTCCCGATGATGTGAAAACGGCCTTCTTGTCCTTCCGCAGTTGTTTGCTGACATTTTATACCCGGCGTCTCATCCTGCTCACTCCGTATGCATCCTGTGCAGAACTGGCATGATTGTTCTGTTGTGAGAAAAGAGCAGCTGAAGTTAATTCCCAGCGCAGCACTAAAGAGGCCTCGGCTGTGTGTCTGAGCTGTAAGAAATATTTGGACATCTGTGCTTATAAACTCACTCAAAAAACACAGTCatcagtaaggagatgtttttaTCAGAGAGCTGCAGATGATGAGGTCGAGTTTCAGGGCAGATGGATGTGAACAGAGTTGTTCATTAATGCACTATGTTTCACAGTGAGTCTGATATTCTTGCagtaattgttatttttaaagttttgtttaCAAAACAATTTATTCAAGCAAATGAGGCTTCATTTACGTACCtgataaaatcttaaaatgctGTTAGAGTTAAATTATAGTTAAACACTCTCCAGAGAAATGTTCTTACAGGACAGATCTAACATAAATCCAGCCATTATCAACAATTTCATACATACAGATTATTTAGAAACtgaggttttgttttgtttttgtttttttaatgtaaatatgtaattttatgTGTTTCTATACCAGGAAGTGTGATTTATAAGGTTTATGAAGGCGTACCTGTCAGGAATAAAGCTCTCCCAGACAAGCTGTTAATCAACCataggattattttcctataacggcatgtCCCGTAGTGTCTTatacctcttataccacagcaatttgccaacaatttcaattttaaacaattaaagagccagacatcatactttttatcctgttatagttacatttaattttgtggaacgtccatgaaacaagctgTCACtcgtgttatagcagctataaacagtcgttccctcaccagtctctctttcttctctcttaagacaaaaaaacatgcagcttgtcatgttaccaagaaaccgcaaagcgtaaactcctctgtcctgaagattaaagttacagctttaactctgactgttacaaagcgctgaaactggagactccttccataaatgttagataaacttctccttacagaaaacttcaccatattaatgaaGTTTATGTGGAGAATttgctgtacgagtccctgtgaatgagctgttgctatagaaacgataacttattagaacaagtgcattaacataaacctgtgatttgcggctgcactactgtcagagcggCTGTTATTAACCACACACTGATAAATATCACGGTAAACACATTTTTCAGGACTATATGACAAGTTGCGAAATTTCACAATTAGATGctagtaaaacaaaaaacaaaaccacaagaCTAAACATATTTCTGGTGAGAAATTCAttttatccaaaaatctgaaaaaaaaaattgacgtGTCTGTATTATTTCATCCTGCATTGTCCTGTCCTAAGTAAAAATTCAGCTGGTGGAAAAGATTTTGACTGTTTTGTCCTGTTGCATTGTGAATGAAGGCATGATGGCATGATGAGTTGGTGTTTAATCATGcacaatgtgtttttctttaaatgaatcCATCAATAAAGCAGCTCTCACTGAGAAACAGATAATTAGCTTGTGCATATTGAAAGTTCATTACAGCCTTATGAAAGCACTCATACAGTCTCATACAGAAGTGTAGCTCTGTATCATCGATGCTAACGCCTATCGACATGTTGTTGATATTTTTTGCACCAGATCCGGGGTAGTAAACTAAATGAAAAGTGATtgcattggatttttttttctttctcttggcATTGAATTCCCATGTGTAGAATACTAATACTTGCATTTAGCTCCCTGAACCCGGGCCTTTCATTTACACAGATCCCAC
This window contains:
- the zfhx4 gene encoding zinc finger homeobox protein 4 isoform X2, which encodes METCDSPSLLWQENGQKISKLRETPHLDNEVPEKVPGMEPDKENSPADDHLRTDENRREFASGLSTENAAATPGASTKEIPCNECATSFSSLQKYMEHHCPNARLPLLKDENESEVSDLEDSDVENLTGEIVYQPDGSAFILEDSKESGQNAQSGVKSLFSPALFSNSQTGAGDKTEQSATTPMSFYPQVINTFHIASSLGKPFTADQAFPNTSALAGVGPVLHSFRVYDLRHKSDKDYLTIDGAAKNSCVSKDVPNNVDLSKFDGCISDGKRKPILMCFLCKLSFGYSRSFVTHAVHDHRMTLNEEEQKLLSNKYVSAIIQGIGKDKEPLISFLEPKKSNSVLPHFSTANFMGPDPGIRGLWNALHAENGDSLQAGFAFLKGSASSASSAEQSPRSTQMPKAEITLGGTPASALKSPVGSASLHCSSPGARDQESNCERQKNASTLHSNGEFAIKSEPGDAVDAEEDEDMYLNELDEDGVDELVDNTSSKDFPLLNQSISPLSSSVLKFTERGSSSSSVTVPDDLEKGKHAADSVNCIGGSKDYGDSNGGRDGTPPSHPLDLMRRDDESPGPLHQHAATPSTPSTPGPAEGSPGSGIECPKCDTVLGSSRSLGGHMTMMHSRNSCKTLKCPKCNWHYKYQQTLDAHMKEKHPESGGSCVYCRTGQAHPRLARGESYTCGYKPFRCEVCNYSTTTKGNLSIHMQSDKHLNNVQNLQNGGSEPTYNHAAPVAGGALSSCSAPSPSKPKQKPTWRCEVCDYETNVARNLRIHMTSEKHMHNMMLLQQNMKQIQHNLHLGLAPAEAELYQYYLAQNIGLTGMKLDNHSDPQMMINPFQMDPSGATALAPGLVNNELPSELRLASGQLMAEDLSILSAGELSPCINDPLLKLFQCAVCNKFTTDSLETLNAHVAAERLLPEDEWRAVMGDVYQCKLCNYNTQLKANFQLHCKTDKHMQKYQLVAHIKEGGKANQWRLKCIAIGNPVHLKCNACDYYSNSIEKLRLHTTNQRHEAALKLYKHLQKQESACSSDSCSFYCALCDYSSKAKLNLVQHQRSLKHQQNEGLRKLQLHQQGLPLEEDNLAEIFFIKDCPQAETGGNTLAKEILENAAVGKRSLQQEKENDTPPKRPKSVEEKTLTNEQVQQCPYCNYSSKDANRLQLHIMSQHSMQPVISCPLCQDVLSNKIHLQLHLTHLHSVAPDCVEKLLMTVAGPDVTMPNKSLIPAPVQDKAPSVMNSSAEASGKPMGNSSKDLKNSTGTDKSDLELASEEVKPPKEAAEAPDWKKNTGQDRKSPDSLQEHLSDLQKRQQLSVSDRHVYKYRCNHCSLAFKTLQKLQIHSQYHAIRAATMCSLCQRSFRTFLALRKHLETGHPELSEAEVQQLCGSLPLNGDITETEARALEEAQALEQEMDKDDELDQEGKASPTGSDSSSLLDEMGSEPKRTLPFRKGPNFTMEKFLDPSRPYKCTVCKESFTQKNILLVHYNSVSHLHKLKKVLQEASSPVPQETSNNVDNKPYKCNICNVAYSQSSTLEIHMRSVLHQTKARTAKLETSSSSSGSGSGSVPSNSPVPVSQGNTESVSLPVSSNKENNVDTKEVNIKPTTDHVAVQQSHQSTPSPAQLQMQLQHELQQQAAFFQPQFLNPAFFPHFPMTPEALLQFQQPQFLFPFYIPGTEFNISPELALHSAAFGMPGMTGSFLEDLKQQMQQQHQLGQQQLQLSQQQAQQQASQMQQQQQKAQQQSHKPKPEPNHISVPEIQMSRDVEEHMEKQDNKAKQETVNDPDNNKENKDSKKPKFSEPLIPPPRIISGARGNAAKALLENFGFELVIQYNENRQKCQKKNREEEINDKLECGMCGKFFSNMLILKSHQEHVHGQFFPYVELEKFAQQYREAYDKLYPINPPSPETPPPPPPPPPPPAPPAPATILPAPTTVGKAQTPSPAPLQAPPPPPPPPPPPPPPPPSAPPQVQLPVSLDLPIFPPLMMQSVQHPGLPPQLALQLPTMDSLSSDLTQLCQQQLGLDPNFLRQSQFKRPRTRITDDQLKILRAYFDINNSPNEDQIQEMAEKSGLPQKVIKHWFRNTLFKERQRSKDSPYNFSIPPLTTLEDIRVESQMNTLEYYKTDATMNKRSSRTRFTDYQLRVLQDFFDTNAYPKDDEIEQLSTVLCLPTRVIVVWFQNARQKARKSYENQADTKDSEKKELTNERYIRTSNMQYQCKKCNVIYPRIFDLITHQKKQCYKDEDDDGADENQSEEMAENYEQTTIRQAESTKQPTVTASSSGSSSPLMPSPRPEIGKMSPKPEISSEKSKQTENAPSQAAKVVADPRPSKASTPQPPPQKMAQSQMTRPHSQPQSAAVPSSPLSIALSSLTNSIPPQMLQYQCDQCKIAFPTVELWQEHQHMHFLAAQNQFLHSQFLERPLDMPYMIFDPNNPLMTSQLLSGALSQIPSQSGSGLASATGSGSLKRKLDDKEDGPNDKEGGNVGEDQHRDKRLRTTITPEQLEILYDKYLLDSNPTRKMLDHIAHEVGLKKRVVQVWFQNTRARERKGQFRAVGPSQSHKKCPFCRALFKAKSALDSHIRSRHWHEAKQAGFSLPPSPMMLQDEGAESPHKYNFMEYPPLPPKTEVNESELPAASSTPVKSSEAHLKNFLSPSSLKAENSDEIEGLNMNSAEVSNDINKIDFDETSSINTAISDATTGDETNNEVENLIANGGEKLGENKMNTAQISDITEDRFPFNMVSPALSFSGRDSEQYFSSRDDDLDENADKSETSSLADPSSPSPFGSANSFKAIKGCAERPGHKRFRTQMSNLQLKVLKACFSDYRTPTMQECEMLGNEIGLPKRVVQVWFQNARAKEKKFKINIGKPFMISQGSPDGPRPECTLCGVKYTARLSIRDHIFSKQHIAKVQETLGNQVDREKDYLAPTTVRQLMAQQELDRLKKATDILSLPAQQQPAVDNNALHGLSLPTGYPGIPGLPPVLLPGVNGPSSLPGFPPNTPALASPGAGMLGFPTPATPSPAMSLSSTPTKTLLQTPPPPPPPPPPAPPVPSVPPVPLAASQTEQHSKVSEKDKKLEKLMKVKEREADAPRPETPSVKKREKPSPVLSAMGKVGGDAPMDPAQLQALQNAIAGDPGSFLGGQFLPYFIPGFASCFSPQLPGGVQGGYFPPLCGMENLFPYGPAIPQAIAGLSPTAILQQYQQYQQSLQDSLQKQQNKHEQQQQKPPPAKASSAQCNSFKPKEANETKDDKGSSTESTKEEPPKNTKSSDFPDAFIIPSIKHEFICRKCQMIFADEDSAVRHQKSFCYFGHPFTDPQETVLRKAVSMYNCIACNVAVSGNEALGQHLQSSLHKEKTIKQAMRNAKEHARLLPHSVCSPNPNTTSTSQSAASSNNTFPHLSRLSMKSWPNILFQASARKAASSPSASPPPLSLPSTVTSTSCSTSGVPTSLPTESCSDESDSELSQKLDDLDNSLEVKAKATPGLDGNFSSMRMDMFSV